A single region of the Yersinia entomophaga genome encodes:
- the sthA gene encoding Si-specific NAD(P)(+) transhydrogenase — protein MQQHFHFDAIVIGSGPGGEGAAMGLVKQGARVAVIERYNNVGGGCTHWGTIPSKALRHAVSRIIEFNQNPLYSDNSRAISSSFSDILRHADRVINQQTRMRQGFYDRNHCQMFSGDASFVDAKTLNVRYADGTSDRLTADNIVIATGSRPYRPENVDFTHERIYDSDTILQLSHEPQHVIIYGAGVIGCEYASIFRGLSVKVDLINTRDRLLAFLDQEMSDALSYHFWNNGVVIRHNEEFEQIEGTPDGVIVHLKSGKKVKADCLLYANGRTGNTSGLGLENIGLEADSRGLLKVNSMYQTALPHVYAVGDVIGYPSLASAAYDQGRIAAQAMIQGEAQVHLIDDIPTGIYTIPEISSVGKTEQELTAMKVPYEVGRAQFKHLARAQIVGMDVGSLKILFHRETKQILGIHCFGERAAEIIHIGQAIMEQKGEGNTLEYFVNTTFNYPTMAEAYRVAALNGLNRLF, from the coding sequence ATGCAACAGCACTTCCATTTTGATGCCATCGTTATTGGCTCGGGCCCTGGCGGTGAAGGTGCCGCTATGGGATTGGTGAAACAAGGGGCTCGCGTTGCCGTGATTGAACGGTATAACAATGTGGGCGGTGGATGTACCCACTGGGGTACCATTCCTTCCAAAGCCCTGCGCCATGCCGTTAGCCGTATTATTGAATTCAACCAGAACCCACTTTACAGCGACAACTCGCGTGCCATCAGCTCCTCTTTCTCCGATATTTTGCGCCACGCCGATCGGGTCATTAACCAGCAAACCCGCATGCGACAAGGTTTTTACGATCGTAACCATTGTCAGATGTTTTCCGGTGATGCCAGCTTTGTCGACGCCAAAACCCTTAACGTACGTTACGCCGACGGCACGTCCGATCGCCTGACGGCCGATAACATCGTTATCGCGACCGGTTCGCGGCCTTATCGCCCGGAGAACGTTGATTTTACCCACGAGCGTATTTACGACAGCGACACTATTTTGCAGCTCAGCCACGAGCCACAGCACGTCATTATTTACGGTGCGGGAGTGATTGGCTGTGAATATGCATCGATCTTCCGGGGATTGAGCGTCAAAGTTGATTTAATCAACACCCGTGATCGTCTGCTGGCATTTCTCGATCAGGAAATGTCCGATGCGCTCTCCTATCACTTCTGGAATAACGGCGTGGTTATCCGCCACAACGAAGAGTTTGAGCAGATTGAAGGCACTCCTGATGGCGTTATCGTCCACCTGAAGTCCGGCAAGAAAGTGAAAGCCGATTGCCTGCTGTATGCCAACGGGCGTACCGGCAACACCAGCGGACTCGGTTTGGAAAATATCGGTCTGGAAGCGGACAGTCGTGGTCTGCTGAAGGTCAATAGCATGTACCAAACCGCGTTGCCTCATGTCTATGCCGTAGGAGATGTGATTGGCTATCCAAGTCTGGCATCCGCCGCTTACGATCAGGGCCGAATTGCTGCGCAGGCCATGATTCAAGGGGAAGCGCAGGTTCATCTGATTGATGATATTCCTACCGGAATTTATACCATTCCTGAAATCAGCTCCGTCGGGAAAACTGAGCAGGAACTGACAGCGATGAAAGTGCCTTATGAAGTTGGCCGGGCGCAGTTTAAGCATTTGGCTCGGGCGCAGATCGTCGGTATGGATGTTGGTAGCCTGAAAATTTTATTCCATCGGGAAACCAAACAGATTTTGGGTATTCATTGCTTTGGCGAACGCGCCGCAGAGATTATTCATATCGGTCAGGCCATTATGGAACAAAAAGGTGAAGGTAATACCCTGGAGTATTTCGTGAATACTACCTTCAACTATCCAACCATGGCCGAAGCCTATCGCGTTGCGGCTCTCAA